The nucleotide sequence AATGGCCTCAATCGTCTCAGATGCGATCCGTTCGTCGCCTTCCTGCGCTTGGACCCGGACCAACGCAACATGCTGATCCTCATCAAACAGCGGGTCGTCCACCTCAGCGATCGAGATGTCGCCAAGATCCAACACCTCAAGCGCTGCTCGATACTCTGCGACGTCTACAGGAACAGAACTATCCGTGCGGATACTTGTCCCCCCTGAAAATCGATCCCGAAGTTCAGCCCCTGGATCAGGAAGGATGCAAAGGCCAGCACCATGGCAACCATGGAGATCCCCAGCCAAATCCGGGCCCGGCTAAAGAAATCAATCGATGTGTTTTCACGAACCAGTCTCAGACGCATGACTAAACCTCGATTGTCTTGGGGCGGGTGCGCGCGAACCAGATCACGATCAGAGAGCGTGTGACGAAGATCGCGGTGAAAACAGACGTGATAATACCAAAGCCCAAGGTCACCGCAAAGCCGCTGACGGGGCCGGAGCCCATGGTGAAGAGGATCACAGCTGTAATGAATGTTGTGATGTTGGCGTCGATGATTGAGGACAGCGCCTTTTCGTAGCCCAGCTCTATTGCGCGCGTCAAGCCCTTTGGCCGTCTTGAGCTCCTCGCGGATGCGCTCAAAGACAATCACGTTCGCGTCCACCGCCATACCGATTGTCAACACAATGCCTGCAATGCCGGGCAGTGTGAGGGTTGCGCCGACAATACTCAGCAAGCCAAAAATGAGCCCCACGTTGATGACCAATGCGATGTTGGCGAACACGCCAAACAAGCCATAGCTCAAGATCATATAAAAAAGTATCGCGATACCCGCGACGATGCAGGCAATCTGCCCTGCGGCGATACTATCCGCCCCCAATTCAGGGCCGATGGTCCGCTCCTCAAGGAAAGTCAGTTCAGCGGGCAACGCACCTGCACGGAGCAAAACTGCAAGGTTGGTGGCGCTATCAACCGTGAAGTTTCCGCCTGTAATCTGGCCTGAGCCACCTGGAATGTGGCTTTGAATCGTGGGGGCCGAGATTACCTCATCATCCAGCACAATCGCGAAGGGCCTTCCGATGTTTTCCAGTGTATAGTCACCAAACTCGCGCGCGGCTGAGGTATTGAAGCGGAAGGCAACGGCAGGCCGCCCGTTCTGATCAAAGTCAAGCTGCGCGTTCTCGAGGTCTTCACCCGTTACAACGGGGCGCCGTTGGACAATGTAGAACTGACCTGGGATATCGAGCGAGGGCAATATCACGTTGCCTGTTCCCGCATTTGCATCGGGGTCGGACGTCGGCGCCACAACAGGGTTGAACGTCAGCTGCGCTGTTGTCCCCAAGAGTTCAATGATCTCGTTTGCAGACCCAACGCCAGGAACCTGCACCAATATCCGTTCAGACCCTTGCCGCTGGATCGTAGGTTCACGTGTCCCCACCTCGTCAATACGGCGGCGGATGATTTCGAGCGTTTGCAGGATCGTGCGTTCGTCCATCGCGGCGATCTCTGCCTCGCTCAATGTGATCGTCAGAAGCGGACCATTGATACGCACATCAATATTTGTCGCCGCAGCACCGGTGAATGACGCGACGGGAGAGGCCAGCCCACGCGCAATTTCAAAGGCGCGGGTCGCGCCATCAGCTTGCGAAATACGAATACGCAATTCCGTCGGGGGGCTGTCTTCGCGTGTGACGAAACCCACTGTATCCCGCTCTGCCGCCAGCGCATCGCGCACCGTGGGCCAGAACCCTTCGAGGAAAGAGGCGTGCACATCTTCCACCTGCACCTCGACCAGCAAATGCGCGCCGCCGCGCAAATCAAGCCCTAGGTTCACAAGATTGGAGGGCAGAAAGCTCGGCCACTGCGCCGCATCGGCCTCAAGCTCCGCATTGGTCTGGCCGGTCTCGATGATCGCCATCGCATCATTGTGGGTCTCAACCCGGCCATAAAAGCCGTTTGGCATCGCAAAGGTCAAACCAACGATGACCGTTAGCCAGATCATCACAAGCTTGGGAAACGAAATATTCAGCATAAAGCGCGCCTCGTTACCAGTTATCAGGACTTCGCCGGTTCGGTTTTGTTCATCACCGTGGCGATGGTGGATTTGACCACGCGGACTTTGACATCCTTAGCAATTTCAACCTCAACTTCGTTGCTGTCGTCCTCTTTGACCTTCACGATCTTACCGACAAGCCCACCTTGGGTGATCACCTGATCGCCGCGGCGCAGTCCGGCAAGCATGGCTGCATGCTCTTTCATCTTTTTCTGTTGCGGACGGATCAACAAGAAATACATGATCGCAAAGATCAGTAGCAACATAATCAGGTCGGCAGGTCTCATAATCCATCCCTTTTGGTCATGCGGCGTTCGCGCCCTTGAAACTCGCGGCACATTATGTCCGCCACCCCTGATTGGCAACCGCGATTGGCTTCATTCAGATAAGGTTGCGTGGCATATGGGTTGACCACTTGCGGAAAGCAATCTCAACGGATCACTTTCGCCAAAAAACACATCTGCCAAAGTGCCTCTTTTCGGAGGTGGCAAACGAAAAGGCCCGCAGCAATATGCGGGCCTTTTGTGAAAATCTGTGGCAGATCAAATAAAGCTAAAACTACCGGCAAAGATACCGAAACCCAGATTGGGTTGAGTACCAAAAATCCCATGTTCAAGATCTTCAAATGCGTCTTCTGTCATGTTGCGATCAAGACGCTTACGTGAACCAACCTCATATGTCAGACCGATGGATAGGGCATCCGCGTCGTCGCCGTCGCTATCAATATTGGTGTAACTTGCGCTTGCGGCAATACCGGGCGCAAATTCATATTCACCACCGATCGAAAGAGCCGTGTAATCTATGCCGAAATCATCGCCAGAGATGGTCTCAAACCCACCGGTAAGCGCAATGGCATCGGTAAACCAATACTCCCCACGTGCGCCATAAATCGCAAAATCGGCGTCTTGGATACTGGTATAATATGCCCGCCCAAAGATTTGACCGGCATCATAGCTTGCTGACAGAAAATATGCGTTTTCATCTACTTCAGAGAATGACTCGACAATGCCACCGACTGTGAACCCTGGGGACACTTCGGCCTCGACAAAGAGCGTTGTAATATCGAAATCATCGATGTCTTGGTCGGGGCGCGAATAATTGACCGCAATGCCAAATGCTCCGGTCTGGTACTGTCCGAAGATATCAAATCCGTTCAGATCCTCGTCGGAGAATTCATCATCAACATTGAGTGAGGTAAAGCCAGCACCGACAAGCGCTTCCGGGGTAATCTCGTAGCCTGCATAGACACCGAGTTTGCGAACAGTGACTTCTGGTCCATCGCCAAATTCAAAAACATCATTCGAGCCAACGGCGCCAAGGACGAACTGGTTCACAGTGAATTCGCCTTCACCCTGCAGATCAAAGCTTGTCAACTCTTCACCATCGCCCTCTGGCGTAATGTTGATATAGTCCAAGCTGAAAGAACCATATGTCAGTTCCTGTGCAAATGCAGGAGCGGCCAAAACACCAAGCGCGGTGGCCGTTAAGGCTTTCATAATCATTTGTTTTCCTATCATAAACTCGTGTTTCATTTACTTGCTATCGCAAGATTCTGTCGTCTTTCGCAAGGCTGAATTAGGTCCATTTTCCAGACGCTTCAAGCGCTATTTTGTCGCAAGTCAATAGCGTATTCCTGCCATGTCATTCTAACACGTCAAAGAACGTATCTCCATATGATTGTCGCCCAATCCGCATGGAAGAGACCGTGTTTTCTTTGCTTCACTTGCCCCCGCAATCAGGCATATGACCCGCACGGAAATACCAAATAAGGACCGATGCTATGCATGATATTCGCACCATCCGTGACAACCCCGCTGCTTTTGATGCAGCTCTGTCTCGTCGTGGGATTGCACCTGTATCGTCCGAAATCCTTGCACTGGACGAAGCGCGTCGCGCCAAGATCCTCGCTGCAGAAACGGCACAAGCCGACGCGAACAAAGCCGCCAAAGAGGTCGGCGCCGCTAAGGGCCGCGGGGATGAGGCTGAATTTGAACGTCTGCGCGCTTTGGTCGGTGAAAAGAAAGCACAAATTGCAGCCTTGAACGATGAGGCCAAGGCCGAGGATGCGGCCCTCACAGATTTGCTGATGGGTATTCCCAACCTGCCCGACGACAGCATTCCCGATGGCGCCAACGAGGACGACAACGTCGAAATTCATCGCCACGCCACGCCCAGCAACCTCACCTTTGATCCGGTTGAGCATTTCGATATCCCCGCCATCCGGCCCGGCATGGACTTTGAAACCGCCGCCAAACTGTCTGGCAGCCGCTTTGTGCTGCTGTCTGGTGCCGTCGCCCGCCTACATCGCGCCCTCGCGCAGTTTATGCTGGATGTGCATGTGGAAGAGCATGGGCTGACCGAAACCATCACGCCGGTGCTGGTGCGCGAAGAAATGATGTATGGCACCGGACAACTGCCCAAATTTGGCGAAGACAGCTATCAGACCACAAATGGCTGGTGGCTGATCCCGACGGCCGAGGTCACTTTGACCAATATCGTCAATGGGCTCACGGTCGAGGAAAGCTATTTGCCCCGCCGCTATGTCGCCCACACGCAGTGTTTCCGGTCCGAGGCCGGATCGGCCGGGCGTGACACATCCGGCATGCTGCGCCAACATCAGTTTGAAAAGGTGGAAATGGTCAGCGTGACCAAGCCCGAAGACAGCGCAGCCGAACACGCGCGCATGACCGGTTGCGCCCAAGCGATCCTTGAAAAACTGGAGCTGCCCTATCGCACGGTGGTGCTTTGCACCGGCGACCTGGGCTTTGGCATGACCAAGACGCATGATATCGAAGTCTGGCTGCCGGGCCAGAACACCTATCGCGAGATCAGCTCGGTTTCCGTGGCTGGCGATTATCAGGCACGTCGGATGAATGCGCGGTTCAAGCCCGAAGGCGGCGGCAAACCGCAGTTCGTCCATACGCTGAACGGATCGGGCCTCGCCGTTGGCCGTACACTGATCGCTGTGGTGGAAAACGGTCAACAGGCAGACGGCTCGGTTGATTTGCCATCAGCGCTGCATCCCTACCTGCGCGGCAAAACGCGGATCAACGCCGACGGCCAAATGGTCTAATTTGGCGGCAAGAGGTCGTCTTTGGTGATGGCCTCTTGCAGCTTTTTCAGCACTTGTTCGAGCGTCTTCGGCTGATAGGACGGATCACATGCCACACGATCCAGCGCTGTCTGACTGACATCTACGACGCGAAACGGCCCATTGCGGTCTTTCGCGCTCAGTCGCATCAATCGTGTCATCAGGCCAACATCTGACTTATTGACCAAGGCCTCTCGGATATTGCGGCCATTCTGCACAGTATCCAGTACCGTCGCATCCATGTTCAGGTCCGCCTTTCTGGCACCCTCTGCGATCCACTCAAAGCTGAAAGACGACAACCCCTGACGGTCGCCCCCACCGCCAACAGAGCCGTGGTCGCCGGGGAACCATTCTTGTCGATAGGGCCAGTCCTTTCGGGTGTCGGGATGCAGAGTAGTATCCTCATCCAACCCCATCGCGCGACGGTTCATGTCGTCCAGTTTGTCCGACCACATCGCCGGTGGAAACGTCTTGCGGCGCTCGTCAATCGCAACGGCATGGCGTGCGGACAAGACGGTGCGTGACAGGTCCGCATCATGAAACTGGTGCTTTTTGTTAAAAAGGGGGCTGCCGCCCAATACCCCGGCACGCCCAGTGCGCCCACCGTATCCCAGACGCCAAGGTACTTGATCGTCAGATTTACGCAAAGACCCGGGTTTGTCTTTTGCCGCCAGTTCCACTCCAACTCACTTGTAGCTGTGTAGGGAGCAAAGTCGCGCCGCCATGCGAAACTTGCCGGATCATCAGGTTTGGTGTCGCTAGCGCGGGACCGATAGCGTTTGATGGCTTCACCAATCCGGCCCACATTCTCGCGCGGCGGGATACCGCAGGATCGCATCAGGCCAGCCAGTGAGCGCGCCGTATAGGCCCCCCGCGAAAACCCAAAGATGAAGATTTCGTCCCCGGGCTCATAACAAAACACCAAGGCGCGATAGGCGTCCTCGATATTCTCGATCAGGCCCCAACCCAAGGCACCACCAGCGATCCGGTCCAATGTGCGGGCCACGGCGTTTGATCCGCGCCCTGCCCCCACACCCAACACATAAAACACCTGCTGCTTTCGCCCGTCATCTGCCGTGTGCTTCACTGCTTGCGCCAAGCGCACCACATTCGTGGGATTCACGGCATCATGGCGGTTCCACGTTCCATCGCAAAAAATCGCAATCCGTTTCATACCAATATCCTTGTTACAATGCCCGGATGCTGACGCAAGGTCAGGTTGCGGGCAAGTCGGCTTTTCCCGACCTGTCGATGGAACCGGATCAAATAGCCCTATATCAGCAGGATGAAGCAGATTTACGCGATCCTGACCCTCATCTTTACTGCGACCTTTGCGATCGCGCCATTTCTGACCGCGCCCTTCAGCGGCTTCCGCGCGGATCAACTGCCGATCCCGCAGATTGACCCGCCAATCCAGCCCGAAGGCTATGCTTTTGCCATCTGGGGGTTGATTTATGGCTGGCTCGTGGTTTCGGCACTCTACGGCAGCGTGAAACGGGCCGAGAATGCAATGTGGGACGCTGCGCGCAAGCCGCTTATCATCAGCCTGGCCATCGGCACCACGTGGCTTTCGGTGGCCAATGTCAGCGCTGTCTGGGCCACAATCTTGATTTTCCTCATGGCGATCACGGCAATTGCCGCGCTGCTGCGTGCGTCCGCCAATGACTATTGGATGTTCAAAGCACCCGTTGGCATTTACGCAGGCTGGCTGACGGCTGCGTCCTTCGTCTCGCTCGGCAGCACAGCCGCAGGATATGGTGTGCTGACGGGTGCGATGGGCTGGGCCTATATCGGCATCAGCGGCGCGTTGATTGTCGCCGCTGGCGTCCTGATGCGCTGCAATGCTGTCCCTTATGGGTTGACGGTGATATGGGCACTTGTCGGGATCATCGTGGCCAATGGTCTGACCTTGTGGACGGTCTCTGCGCTCGCTGGCATTGGCATCCTGATCTTGCTGAGTCTGATGGTGGCCACACGCGCTAACGCTCGCTCGATCCCTTCTTGAGATGCTTTGACAGGCGCGACGGTTGCGAGGACTTCTTGTCTTTGTAAGGGTTCTTATCCCCCTGATCACGCAGGAACAGCCGGATTGGCGTGCCGGGCATATCAAAATCGACACGTAAACCATTAACAAGATAACGCTTATAGCTTTCCGGCATTTGATCGGGGTGCGATGTCATCACAACAAACGCTGGCGGACGCGTTTTGACTTGTGTCATATAGCGCATCTTGATCCGCTTGCCGCCCGGCGCAGGTGGCGGGTGCTGTTCCAGCATCCCTGTCAGCCAACGGTTCAGGTTTGCAGTGGATACGCGGCGGTTCCAAACATCATGGGCCCGCATGATGGCCTGCTGCAAACGGTCGAGCCCCTTGCCCGTCTTGGCAGAAACCGTGACCAAAGGTGCGCCCCGCAGCTGCGGCAAAAGACGCTCAAAGCTTTCGCGCAACTCTTTGAGCTTGCTCTGCTTTTCGTCTTCGACGTCCCACTTGTTGACCGCAACGACAACTGCACGCCCCTCACGCTCGGCCAAATCGGCTATGCGCAGATCCTGCTGCTCAAACGGGATTTCCACGTCGAGCAACACAACGACAACCTCTGCAAACTTTACCGCCCGTAGGCCATCGGAAACCGAAAGCTTCTCAAGCTTTTCCTGCACTTTGGCCTTCTTGCGCATGCCCGCGGTATCAAAGATGCGCATCGGCACCCCGCCCCAGTCCTGCTGGACCGAAATGGCATCGCGGGTGATCCCGGCCTCGGGCCCGGTCAACAAACGCTCTTCACCGATGATCTTGTTGATCAGCGTAGATTTACCCGCATTCGGTCGCCCCACAACGGCAATCTGCAAAGGCTTGGCACGTGTCGGAACACGCGCCGCGTCCTCATCATCATCGCCGACATCCACATCGACCTCAGGCGCATCAGCGGCTACCTGTTCTGCGTGTGCATCCGCGATGGGGCGCAGCATATCCATCAGCTCGCCCATGCCCTCACCATGTTCGGCCGACATGCGGATTGGTTCACCCAGACCCAGCGCATAAGCCTCGAGGATCGACGCGTCAGCCGCTTTGCCTTCACCTTTGTTGGCAGCTAGAATGACATTGGCGTTCTTCTTGCGCAGGATATCGGCAAAGACCTCATCCGCTGGCAACACCCCGGCCCGCGCGTCGATCATAAACAGGCAGACATCGGCCATCTCAACCGCGCGTTCCGTCAAACGACGCATGCGGCCTTGCAGACTGTCATCTGTCGCCTCTTCCAATCCCGCGCTGTCAATCACGGTAAAACGCAGATCGGCCAACCGCCCTTCGCCTTCGCGCAGGTCACGCGTTACCCCCGGCTGGTCATCGACCAATGCCAGTTTCTTGCCCACCAAACGGTTGAACAAAGTGGATTTGCCCACATTCGGACGACCCACAATTGCAAGGGTAAAGCTCATCTTATGGCTCCTGACGGCGTTCGCCTGCGCAGCTACACCACTTCAGACTTAACGGAAAGCGTGCAATTGCCCGTTTTTGCTCAGGACGTAAAGGGCCTCTCCAGCGATAACAGGGCCTGACGCGGCGCCACCCGGCAGGTCGATCTGGCCGATCAGGGCACCAGAGGTCGGGTCGAACTGCCGGATCAGCCCATCCGAAGAGGTCACAATCAGACGACCGCCAGCCAAAACGGGACCATAATGAGCAAAGACGCGTTTCTGCTTAAGCGGGTACGTTCTTCGTCTTCGAATATAGGCAAGGCCGTGCGCCAAACAGGATTGCCATTTGCCGCATCAAGTCGGACCAGTTCATTCAGATCGTTGATCAGGAAAACAGCATTGGCGACAGGCCAGACAGGGCTGACTGACCCGTCGGTTGCCGTCCAAAGACGGGTGCCATCATCCAGATTAACCGCAGCTGTCCGGCCGCCAAAGTTGCCGATGTAAACGCGGTCACCCACGATAACCGGGTCACCCGAGATATCGTTGATCACACCGGCAGCGTTGCCCACGCGGTCACCTGAAACGAACGTCGACCAGCGGGTCAAACCACCTTGTGGATAGGTTGACAGTACTTCGCCAGATGAGAACGGAAACACTACAAATTCGCCGCTGACCGCAGGCGATGCCCCGCCCGCGAAATTCGCCGTCGATGGTGCACCAGACCGCTGCCAGCGGATACGGCCGTTGCCGGTATCCAGGGCCCATGCGGTGCTGTCACGCGCAACAACATAGACCAAATCTCCGCGCAAGGTCGGCGCAGCACCGGCGGGTGCATCCAAATCCTGCGTCCAGATCTCCGCGCCGGTTGCCGCATCAAGCGCCGTAATCTCGCCGAATCCGGTGGTGACGTACACCTGCCCATCCCCGACAGAGATCCCACCACCAGACGCATCGCCCGGATTGTCGCGGGTCGGCGTCAGACTGCGGGTCCACAGGTTGTCACCGTTTACGGAGGTGGCCGTCACACGCGCGCGCGCATCAACTGTGTAGATGACACCATTTGCAACAACGGGATGAGATGTAATCCGCGCACCCTTGCCATCGCCTTCGCCAATATCGGCAACAAATATGGGGCTCAGCGTTGCGCCAAGTGCGGGATGTGTGATGCTGTGGCTTGGGGTTCCGTTCCGATGGCCCCAATCGCTATTGGCACGTGCGGCAGGCAGGTTCAGTGGCAACGCCTGATTTTCAAACGCCGTCTGCGCGCGAATGTCAAACCGTTCGCCCGGCAAGATCACGTCATCATCGCCACAAGCCGCAAGGACAACAAGGCTAAGGGCGGCGGCAATGCTAACTCTTAAAATCACGGGTCAGATCCAATCTGCGCTTACTGGGTCACAGGGTCGGGCAACGGCTCGCCCAAGGCTACCATGAGGGTCTGCACCCTCTCGCGCAAGCCACGCGTCACACCTGCGTCTTCTTCAATCTGGCGCATGATGACGATCGCACCGTCCGCGTCACCTTCGGCAAGGGTCATGTAAGCCATTTGTTCAAGGGCCAGCAGGCGAAACGGTTGGCCGGGCTCGGACAAAGCGTCAAGGCTGGCGCGGCGGGTCGCGGTGTCGTATGATGGCAGCATCGCCGCTTTCAGCGCAGCCACATCGCGGTACATTTCCGGCAAATCAGGGTTTGTAACGACGTCGCCCAACGTTTGGGCCGCGCCCGCGATATCACCGGCCTCCTGTTGCGTCGCCGCGCGCAACAGCATGGTCACTGCGGCTGCGGCCCCCTCGCCTTCAACCTGGGCCATGGCCGCGGCACGCGCTGCTGGTTCGTTGACTTCAAGAGCAGCCATCAACGCATCACCGGTCGCTTCTGCGGCATTGCGCGATTGCGCATTGCTATACTCGTTCCATGCGGCACCACCAACCAACGCAAGAACCAACGCAACTGCAATCCAGCCATAGCGGCGCAGATACCCATACAGCTTCTCGCGGCGGACTTCTTCTGTCACTTCGTTGATAAAACTGTCGGTGTCGCTCACCTCGGCCCCCAATTACTGGTCGGTTTTATGACGTCTTTGCGGGTACATATCGTGAAGCCCGCACAATGAACAAGAGGTCAGTGGCAAATGCGCGCCCTATTCCAGCAATCCACACGCAAAAGTGCGCTTGCCGTTGGGGCATCTTCCGTATATTTTGAACTGAATGGTTTAGTACAATAATATGATCCGTACTGCGAAATAACGCGTAAAATCCAGATCGAAACAAAGGCTGCCCGCAAAAACGGTAGCCAAAGGGGACGACGAAATGAAAATCATTCCGGTGATTACCGCACTTTTGGTGCTGGCTGGCCTCTACATGGTTGTGTTCGAGCGTGAAATGCTTGTCGGATTTGCGCAAAGCACTGCTGCGGAAGACACCCCCCTTGCGGCGGACATGGAAACACAGGACGAAGCCACGCCCAGTGACGAATCTCTTGTTGGTGTCGTGGCCATGCATTCGGTCGCCCAAACAATCGATAGCGCAGTCATCCTGCGCGGCCGGACCGAGGCTGCGCGGCAGGTGACCGTCGCATCCGAAACATCCGGCCTTGTGATCTCGGAACCGCGCCGCAAGGGTGCGTCCATTGTCGAGGGCGAGATGCTCTGCCGGCTTGACCCCGGCACGCGCGAGGCATCACTGGCCGAAGCCCGCGCCC is from Yoonia sp. GPGPB17 and encodes:
- the yajC gene encoding preprotein translocase subunit YajC; translated protein: MRPADLIMLLLIFAIMYFLLIRPQQKKMKEHAAMLAGLRRGDQVITQGGLVGKIVKVKEDDSNEVEVEIAKDVKVRVVKSTIATVMNKTEPAKS
- a CDS encoding porin, which translates into the protein MIMKALTATALGVLAAPAFAQELTYGSFSLDYINITPEGDGEELTSFDLQGEGEFTVNQFVLGAVGSNDVFEFGDGPEVTVRKLGVYAGYEITPEALVGAGFTSLNVDDEFSDEDLNGFDIFGQYQTGAFGIAVNYSRPDQDIDDFDITTLFVEAEVSPGFTVGGIVESFSEVDENAYFLSASYDAGQIFGRAYYTSIQDADFAIYGARGEYWFTDAIALTGGFETISGDDFGIDYTALSIGGEYEFAPGIAASASYTNIDSDGDDADALSIGLTYEVGSRKRLDRNMTEDAFEDLEHGIFGTQPNLGFGIFAGSFSFI
- the serS gene encoding serine--tRNA ligase; its protein translation is MHDIRTIRDNPAAFDAALSRRGIAPVSSEILALDEARRAKILAAETAQADANKAAKEVGAAKGRGDEAEFERLRALVGEKKAQIAALNDEAKAEDAALTDLLMGIPNLPDDSIPDGANEDDNVEIHRHATPSNLTFDPVEHFDIPAIRPGMDFETAAKLSGSRFVLLSGAVARLHRALAQFMLDVHVEEHGLTETITPVLVREEMMYGTGQLPKFGEDSYQTTNGWWLIPTAEVTLTNIVNGLTVEESYLPRRYVAHTQCFRSEAGSAGRDTSGMLRQHQFEKVEMVSVTKPEDSAAEHARMTGCAQAILEKLELPYRTVVLCTGDLGFGMTKTHDIEVWLPGQNTYREISSVSVAGDYQARRMNARFKPEGGGKPQFVHTLNGSGLAVGRTLIAVVENGQQADGSVDLPSALHPYLRGKTRINADGQMV
- the der gene encoding ribosome biogenesis GTPase Der, with protein sequence MSFTLAIVGRPNVGKSTLFNRLVGKKLALVDDQPGVTRDLREGEGRLADLRFTVIDSAGLEEATDDSLQGRMRRLTERAVEMADVCLFMIDARAGVLPADEVFADILRKKNANVILAANKGEGKAADASILEAYALGLGEPIRMSAEHGEGMGELMDMLRPIADAHAEQVAADAPEVDVDVGDDDEDAARVPTRAKPLQIAVVGRPNAGKSTLINKIIGEERLLTGPEAGITRDAISVQQDWGGVPMRIFDTAGMRKKAKVQEKLEKLSVSDGLRAVKFAEVVVVLLDVEIPFEQQDLRIADLAEREGRAVVVAVNKWDVEDEKQSKLKELRESFERLLPQLRGAPLVTVSAKTGKGLDRLQQAIMRAHDVWNRRVSTANLNRWLTGMLEQHPPPAPGGKRIKMRYMTQVKTRPPAFVVMTSHPDQMPESYKRYLVNGLRVDFDMPGTPIRLFLRDQGDKNPYKDKKSSQPSRLSKHLKKGSSER
- a CDS encoding PQQ-binding-like beta-propeller repeat protein yields the protein MAGGRLIVTSSDGLIRQFDPTSGALIGQIDLPGGAASGPVIAGEALYVLSKNGQLHAFR
- a CDS encoding PQQ-binding-like beta-propeller repeat protein, yielding MILRVSIAAALSLVVLAACGDDDVILPGERFDIRAQTAFENQALPLNLPAARANSDWGHRNGTPSHSITHPALGATLSPIFVADIGEGDGKGARITSHPVVANGVIYTVDARARVTATSVNGDNLWTRSLTPTRDNPGDASGGGISVGDGQVYVTTGFGEITALDAATGAEIWTQDLDAPAGAAPTLRGDLVYVVARDSTAWALDTGNGRIRWQRSGAPSTANFAGGASPAVSGEFVVFPFSSGEVLSTYPQGGLTRWSTFVSGDRVGNAAGVINDISGDPVIVGDRVYIGNFGGRTAAVNLDDGTRLWTATDGSVSPVWPVANAVFLINDLNELVRLDAANGNPVWRTALPIFEDEERTRLSRNASLLIMVPFWLAVV
- a CDS encoding tetratricopeptide repeat protein, yielding MSDTDSFINEVTEEVRREKLYGYLRRYGWIAVALVLALVGGAAWNEYSNAQSRNAAEATGDALMAALEVNEPAARAAAMAQVEGEGAAAAVTMLLRAATQQEAGDIAGAAQTLGDVVTNPDLPEMYRDVAALKAAMLPSYDTATRRASLDALSEPGQPFRLLALEQMAYMTLAEGDADGAIVIMRQIEEDAGVTRGLRERVQTLMVALGEPLPDPVTQ